In a genomic window of Roseiflexus castenholzii DSM 13941:
- a CDS encoding family 4 glycosyl hydrolase → MSTAIKISVIGAGSAQFSLGLVKDLCLTPGLAGSLVSFMDVDLARLEMIEKLARRYAAELGSDLRFERTADRAASLTDADFVINTASVVSHHHQRAMREVTAKHGYYYGGVAFGNHAQLAFMLAVARDMERICPNAWLIQSGNPVFEGCTLMTRETGIKVCGLCHGHYGVYQVAMTLGLDPQKITWQAPGLNHNIWLTHFLYEGKDAYPLLDRWIAEQSETFWRTHVAQSTHDIQMSRGAIHMYRMYGLMPIGDTPRQQRNWWYHTSLEVKKYWFGEPWGGPDTEIARPFFVEGLEKRIAFMTQLANDPKASLVETFGSEKTREQQVPIIDGLVNNNEYVAQVNIPNHGALPGVADDVVVEVPAIINAKGIQPLRVPPLPRKIMLEMILPEVLDMERELLAFKTGDRSMLLWSVLNSPQTRSYEQAVAVLDDLLAMPGHEELATHFRWPETWE, encoded by the coding sequence ATGTCCACCGCCATTAAGATCAGCGTGATCGGCGCCGGCAGCGCCCAATTCTCGCTGGGGCTGGTCAAAGATCTGTGTCTGACGCCAGGACTCGCAGGCAGTCTGGTCAGTTTCATGGATGTCGATCTTGCCCGCCTTGAGATGATCGAGAAACTGGCGCGCCGCTATGCCGCCGAACTGGGCTCCGATCTGCGCTTCGAGCGCACTGCGGATCGCGCCGCGTCGCTCACCGACGCCGATTTTGTGATCAATACCGCATCGGTCGTCAGCCACCATCATCAGCGCGCCATGCGCGAGGTGACGGCGAAGCACGGCTACTATTACGGCGGCGTTGCTTTCGGCAATCACGCGCAACTGGCGTTCATGCTCGCCGTGGCGCGCGATATGGAGCGCATCTGTCCAAATGCCTGGCTGATCCAGTCGGGTAATCCGGTGTTTGAAGGATGCACGCTGATGACCCGTGAGACCGGCATTAAGGTGTGTGGTCTGTGCCATGGTCACTACGGTGTCTATCAGGTGGCTATGACCCTGGGATTAGACCCACAGAAGATCACCTGGCAGGCGCCGGGGTTGAACCACAATATCTGGCTGACCCATTTTCTCTACGAAGGGAAAGACGCCTATCCGCTGCTCGACCGCTGGATCGCCGAACAGAGCGAGACCTTCTGGCGCACCCATGTGGCGCAGAGCACCCACGACATTCAGATGTCGCGCGGCGCCATTCATATGTACCGCATGTATGGGTTGATGCCAATCGGCGATACGCCGCGCCAGCAACGCAACTGGTGGTATCACACGAGCCTTGAGGTCAAGAAATACTGGTTCGGCGAACCGTGGGGCGGTCCCGACACCGAGATTGCCCGTCCATTCTTCGTCGAGGGTCTGGAGAAGCGCATCGCGTTCATGACTCAGCTGGCGAACGATCCGAAAGCCAGCCTGGTCGAAACGTTCGGCAGCGAGAAGACGCGCGAGCAGCAGGTTCCGATCATCGATGGGCTGGTCAACAACAACGAGTATGTCGCTCAGGTGAACATTCCGAACCACGGCGCGCTGCCCGGCGTTGCCGATGATGTGGTGGTCGAGGTTCCAGCAATCATCAATGCCAAAGGTATTCAACCGCTGCGCGTGCCACCGTTGCCACGGAAGATTATGCTCGAAATGATTCTGCCCGAAGTGCTCGATATGGAACGCGAACTCCTGGCGTTCAAAACCGGCGATCGCTCGATGTTGCTCTGGAGTGTGCTCAACAGTCCGCAGACCCGCTCATATGAACAGGCGGTCGCCGTGCTCGATGATCTGCTGGCGATGCCCGGTCATGAGGAACTGGCAACGCATTTCCGGTGGCCGGAGACATGGGAGTAA
- a CDS encoding B12-binding domain-containing radical SAM protein, whose amino-acid sequence MHVMLLFPPNWTPAMPHLALPTLTAFLRGHGLRVTQRDLNIEVFETILTRRYIERMLDRLRREYGPHGERRSTRRVAPPRDLVVQALRSGPAIAARVERAKKVLRSPAFFDGPVGRDALMTVVDALQIASLPFFPAALEFGTYRPARTADSTRAILSEVRDPQVNMLIDIFARGVLADIERERPDVVGISIPSMAQMVPGLTIAALIKDRGLPCHVTVGGPHITMLRERLARSPGIFSLIDSAVVFDGEVPLVQLCEALAGSGDVSRVPNLIYRDGNAIRVTARKEPEKIGALPLPDFDGLPLDRYLAPYLTLPLLSARGCYFGKCAFCNVGYGEAENFSLMRSEMLAEQMVALHQRYGAQHIFFADEALTPRTLRELSMIVQRDCIPVLWGGCARFEKTLTADLLQQMYRGGCRMILFGLESASEAIMNRMVKGTKLEHMHRILRESAEAGIWNHTFFFFGFPGETLDDAQQTVNFLYEHREHIHSAALGTFLLERDAPAHRFPESFGITKVIDPPDKDLAIYFDYEVAEGMDAAMAELVESRFLETMPVKAFPQFYINDVYRFLYACHLSHQGAPLPPLLAQQDAVAA is encoded by the coding sequence ATGCACGTGATGCTCTTGTTTCCGCCAAACTGGACGCCGGCAATGCCGCACCTGGCGCTGCCAACGCTCACCGCATTTCTTCGTGGGCATGGGCTGCGGGTCACGCAACGCGACTTGAATATCGAAGTGTTCGAGACGATACTGACCCGGCGTTATATCGAGCGGATGCTCGACCGCCTGCGGCGTGAATACGGACCTCACGGCGAGCGGCGCTCGACACGCCGGGTTGCGCCGCCACGCGATCTGGTCGTACAGGCGTTGCGTTCAGGTCCGGCAATTGCGGCACGAGTCGAGCGCGCTAAAAAGGTCTTGCGCAGCCCTGCGTTTTTCGATGGTCCGGTCGGTCGAGACGCGCTGATGACGGTCGTCGATGCGCTTCAAATTGCATCACTGCCATTCTTCCCCGCAGCGCTCGAATTTGGAACGTATCGTCCAGCGCGCACGGCCGACAGCACCCGCGCTATCTTGAGCGAAGTGCGCGATCCGCAGGTCAATATGCTGATCGATATCTTTGCGCGTGGCGTCCTGGCGGATATCGAACGTGAACGACCGGATGTGGTCGGCATTTCCATCCCCTCGATGGCGCAGATGGTTCCAGGGTTGACAATTGCGGCGCTGATCAAGGATCGCGGATTGCCATGTCATGTGACGGTCGGCGGTCCGCATATCACGATGCTGCGTGAGCGCCTGGCACGATCACCTGGCATCTTTTCTCTGATCGATAGCGCCGTCGTCTTCGATGGCGAGGTTCCGCTCGTGCAGTTGTGCGAAGCGCTCGCCGGCAGTGGCGATGTCTCGCGCGTGCCGAACCTGATCTATCGCGACGGCAATGCCATTCGGGTAACAGCGCGCAAGGAACCGGAAAAGATCGGCGCCTTGCCGCTGCCGGATTTCGATGGCTTGCCGCTCGACCGGTACCTGGCGCCGTATCTGACGTTGCCGCTCCTCTCGGCGCGTGGCTGCTACTTTGGCAAATGCGCCTTCTGTAATGTCGGCTATGGCGAAGCCGAGAATTTCAGCCTGATGCGCAGCGAGATGCTGGCGGAGCAGATGGTCGCGCTCCACCAGCGCTATGGCGCGCAGCACATCTTTTTCGCCGATGAGGCGCTGACACCACGCACGTTGCGCGAACTCTCCATGATTGTGCAGCGCGACTGTATTCCGGTGCTTTGGGGCGGCTGCGCGCGTTTTGAGAAGACGCTGACCGCCGACCTGTTGCAACAGATGTATCGCGGCGGGTGCCGCATGATCCTGTTTGGTCTGGAAAGCGCTTCCGAAGCGATCATGAACCGCATGGTCAAAGGGACAAAACTCGAGCATATGCATCGCATCCTGCGTGAAAGCGCCGAAGCAGGCATCTGGAACCATACATTCTTTTTCTTTGGCTTTCCTGGCGAAACACTCGATGACGCGCAGCAAACGGTCAATTTTCTCTATGAGCATCGAGAGCATATTCATTCAGCTGCGCTAGGGACGTTTCTGCTCGAAAGAGATGCGCCCGCGCACCGATTTCCTGAAAGTTTTGGCATTACGAAGGTGATCGATCCGCCAGATAAGGACCTGGCGATCTATTTCGATTATGAGGTTGCCGAGGGAATGGATGCAGCCATGGCAGAACTGGTCGAGTCACGCTTCCTGGAAACGATGCCGGTCAAAGCATTTCCACAGTTCTATATCAACGATGTCTATCGTTTTCTCTACGCCTGTCACCTGAGCCATCAGGGCGCACCGTTGCCGCCGCTGCTCGCGCAGCAGGATGCGGTCGCCGCCTGA
- a CDS encoding ABC transporter ATP-binding protein, protein MSDPRPLLLEVEDLKTYFYLDEGVVRAVDGVSFTIRRGQTVGVVGESGCGKSITARSIMQIVRPPGKIVSGSIRFHRVPPSNGNPGEIIEITKLDPMGKPMRMIRGGEISMVFQEPMTSLSPVHTVGDQVIEAIMLHQLVSKEEARRLAIHMFTKVGMQQPTRTVDRYPHQLSGGMRQRAMIAMALSCNPSLLIADEPTTALDVTTEAQILQLMRDLQRELGMAIMFITHNLGVVAQMTEAVIVMYMGRIVEQATVDNLFYAPKHPYTRLLLKSIPKMGSKAMGTATRLESIRGTVPHPYAIPKGCPFHPRCSDMIPGVCDVVDPPVVSVGDGQMVRCHLYASAQPRDIIPLTADQPTNVGC, encoded by the coding sequence ATGAGTGATCCACGTCCGTTGTTGCTGGAAGTCGAAGACCTGAAGACCTATTTTTATCTGGATGAAGGCGTTGTGCGCGCGGTAGACGGCGTCAGTTTCACCATCCGGCGCGGGCAGACAGTCGGCGTGGTGGGGGAAAGCGGTTGCGGCAAATCGATCACGGCGCGTTCGATCATGCAAATCGTCCGTCCGCCGGGAAAGATTGTTTCCGGCTCGATTCGCTTTCACCGCGTCCCTCCCTCGAACGGCAATCCCGGCGAGATCATTGAGATTACGAAACTGGACCCGATGGGAAAACCGATGCGCATGATCCGCGGCGGCGAAATCTCGATGGTCTTCCAGGAACCAATGACCTCCCTCAGCCCGGTGCATACGGTCGGTGATCAGGTGATCGAAGCGATCATGCTCCACCAGTTGGTCAGCAAAGAGGAAGCGCGCCGTCTTGCCATTCATATGTTTACGAAAGTCGGCATGCAGCAACCGACGCGCACGGTGGATCGCTATCCCCATCAGTTGTCGGGCGGCATGCGGCAGCGCGCCATGATCGCCATGGCGCTGAGTTGCAATCCCAGCCTGTTGATCGCCGATGAGCCGACCACGGCGCTCGATGTGACGACAGAAGCGCAGATTCTTCAGTTGATGCGCGATCTGCAACGTGAACTGGGGATGGCGATCATGTTCATCACCCACAACCTCGGCGTTGTCGCACAGATGACCGAAGCGGTCATAGTCATGTATATGGGGCGGATCGTGGAACAGGCAACCGTTGATAATCTCTTCTACGCCCCAAAACATCCGTATACGCGCCTGCTGCTGAAGTCGATCCCGAAGATGGGATCGAAGGCGATGGGCACGGCGACGCGCCTTGAGTCGATCAGAGGCACGGTGCCGCATCCATATGCCATCCCAAAGGGATGCCCCTTCCATCCCCGCTGTAGCGACATGATCCCTGGCGTCTGCGATGTAGTCGATCCGCCGGTTGTGTCAGTCGGCGATGGGCAGATGGTGCGCTGCCATCTCTATGCGTCCGCTCAGCCACGCGACATTATTCCACTGACTGCGGATCAGCCGACGAACGTCGGCTGCTGA
- a CDS encoding ABC transporter permease: MATEGSIERTRAEDADVATVGNRTEQIYVAPQWKLMWWKFRKHRMAMVSGVVLIFLYLIAIFCEFVAPYDPESFSTRYTLAPPSRIHFFDTEGNFRGPFIYGMKRERDPVTLRPIFVEDTSDIHPIRLFSPGQPYKLWGIFESNIRLFGIDAPIEEHAFFLLGADRLGRDLFSRIVYGARISLSIGLVGVFLSLILGIVLGGISGYYGGVVDTIIQRVIEFIRSIPAIPLWMGLSAALPADWPVVWVYFGITVILSLIGWTGLARVVRGRFLALREEDFVLAARLVGSSEMRIILRHMVPSFLSYIIATLTLAVPGVILAETGLSFIGLGLRAPAISWGVLLQEAQNLRSVALAPWVLLPGAAVVISILSFNFLGDGLRDAADPYER, from the coding sequence ATGGCGACTGAAGGGAGTATTGAGCGAACCCGTGCCGAGGATGCCGACGTTGCAACCGTCGGCAATCGCACAGAACAGATTTATGTGGCGCCACAGTGGAAGTTGATGTGGTGGAAGTTTCGCAAGCATCGCATGGCGATGGTGAGCGGCGTGGTGTTGATTTTCCTCTATCTGATTGCCATCTTTTGCGAATTTGTCGCCCCTTACGACCCGGAGAGTTTTTCGACGCGCTATACGCTGGCGCCGCCGTCGCGTATTCATTTCTTCGATACAGAAGGAAATTTTCGCGGTCCTTTTATCTATGGAATGAAACGTGAACGTGACCCGGTGACTCTTCGACCGATCTTTGTTGAAGACACCAGTGACATCCATCCTATTCGCCTGTTCTCTCCCGGTCAACCGTACAAACTGTGGGGAATCTTCGAGTCAAACATCCGACTGTTTGGCATCGATGCGCCGATCGAAGAGCATGCATTTTTTCTCCTGGGCGCCGATCGTTTGGGACGCGACCTGTTTTCGCGGATTGTCTATGGTGCGCGCATTTCGCTCTCTATCGGGCTGGTCGGGGTCTTCTTGAGCCTGATCCTCGGTATTGTGCTCGGCGGCATTTCCGGCTACTATGGCGGCGTGGTCGATACCATCATTCAGCGCGTAATCGAGTTCATTCGGTCGATCCCCGCCATTCCGCTCTGGATGGGACTCAGCGCAGCGCTTCCGGCAGACTGGCCCGTGGTATGGGTCTATTTCGGCATTACGGTCATTCTGTCGTTGATCGGTTGGACTGGACTGGCGCGAGTGGTGCGCGGTCGCTTCCTGGCGTTGCGTGAAGAGGATTTCGTGCTTGCGGCGCGCCTGGTCGGTTCGAGCGAAATGCGCATCATTCTGCGCCACATGGTTCCGTCGTTCCTGAGTTATATCATTGCGACGCTGACGCTGGCGGTGCCGGGCGTGATCCTGGCGGAAACCGGGTTGAGTTTCATCGGGCTGGGGTTGCGCGCCCCGGCGATCAGTTGGGGTGTGTTGCTTCAGGAGGCGCAAAATCTGCGCTCGGTCGCGCTGGCGCCCTGGGTCTTGCTTCCCGGCGCGGCTGTGGTGATCTCGATCCTGAGTTTCAATTTTCTGGGAGACGGGTTGCGCGATGCTGCCGATCCGTATGAGCGTTGA